One stretch of Amycolatopsis tolypomycina DNA includes these proteins:
- a CDS encoding (2,3-dihydroxybenzoyl)adenylate synthase, with amino-acid sequence MSFDGFVPWPADLAHAYRAAGVWPGRTMGSYLWEWAESRGERVAVVDGATRLTYRDLAVRADALAVRLGERGLSRGDTVLVQLPNTWEFVVVTAALLRLGVVPTMMLPPHRDHELTAIGAHVGAKALVVPDSWRGFDHQELAFRVASALPGPASVLVVGDSVVPEAVDVRALLDPAGDVAGRRAWLDAHGPSPSDIAVFLLSGGTTGVPKVISRTHDDYLFNITHSARACAFDADTVYLAVLPAGHNFPLASPGIFGALHAGGRVVFSSSPRPEPVFAAIEAERVTATSAVPAVVLKWVDAAASVKPDLSSLRYVHVGGSMLAPDIAERMARALGCRLQQVYGMAEGLICYTPPDAPDELAFGTQGPPVSPFDELLVVDEDGRPVPPGGEGELLTRGPGTPRGYYGVPEQNKLSFTEDGWFRTGDLVRITPEGYAVVCGRVKDLINRGGEKISAGEVETLIQELPEVAEVAAVPSPDPVYGERVCVFVRFHGGCSLSLAEIARFLTERGLAAFKIPERLEVLTAFPHTAVGKADKKALKVRLAEIDALPRAA; translated from the coding sequence ATGAGTTTCGACGGTTTCGTCCCCTGGCCCGCGGACCTGGCGCACGCCTACCGCGCGGCCGGGGTCTGGCCGGGCCGGACCATGGGGTCCTACCTCTGGGAATGGGCCGAGTCCCGCGGCGAGCGGGTGGCCGTCGTCGACGGCGCCACCCGGCTCACCTACCGCGACCTCGCCGTCCGGGCCGACGCACTGGCCGTGCGGCTGGGCGAGCGTGGGCTTTCCCGCGGGGACACCGTGCTGGTGCAGCTGCCCAACACCTGGGAGTTCGTCGTCGTCACCGCGGCGTTGCTGCGGCTCGGGGTCGTTCCCACGATGATGCTGCCGCCGCACCGGGACCACGAGCTGACGGCCATCGGCGCGCACGTGGGGGCCAAGGCGCTGGTCGTGCCCGACTCCTGGCGCGGTTTCGACCACCAGGAGCTGGCTTTCCGCGTGGCCTCGGCCCTGCCGGGCCCGGCCTCGGTGCTGGTCGTCGGGGATTCCGTCGTGCCCGAGGCCGTCGACGTCCGTGCCCTGCTGGACCCGGCCGGCGACGTCGCCGGCCGGCGGGCGTGGCTCGACGCGCACGGGCCGTCGCCGTCGGACATCGCCGTGTTCCTGCTCTCCGGCGGGACCACGGGCGTGCCGAAGGTCATCAGCCGGACCCATGACGACTACCTGTTCAACATCACCCACTCCGCCCGTGCCTGTGCCTTCGACGCCGACACGGTCTACCTGGCCGTGCTGCCCGCCGGGCACAACTTCCCGTTGGCCAGCCCGGGGATCTTCGGGGCGCTGCACGCCGGCGGGCGGGTCGTGTTCTCGTCCTCCCCGCGGCCCGAGCCGGTCTTCGCCGCCATCGAGGCCGAGCGGGTGACGGCGACTTCGGCGGTGCCGGCCGTCGTGCTCAAGTGGGTCGACGCGGCGGCTTCGGTGAAGCCCGACCTGAGCAGCCTGCGGTACGTGCACGTGGGCGGGTCGATGCTGGCGCCGGACATCGCGGAGCGGATGGCCCGGGCGCTCGGGTGCCGGCTGCAGCAGGTCTACGGGATGGCCGAGGGGCTGATCTGCTACACCCCGCCGGACGCTCCCGACGAGCTCGCCTTCGGGACCCAGGGACCGCCGGTCAGTCCCTTCGACGAGCTGCTGGTCGTCGACGAGGACGGGCGGCCGGTGCCGCCCGGCGGGGAGGGTGAGCTGCTCACCCGGGGCCCGGGGACGCCGCGTGGCTATTACGGCGTTCCGGAGCAGAACAAGCTGTCGTTCACCGAGGACGGGTGGTTCCGCACCGGTGACCTGGTCCGGATCACGCCCGAGGGGTACGCCGTCGTCTGCGGCCGGGTCAAGGACCTCATCAACCGGGGTGGGGAGAAGATCTCGGCCGGCGAGGTCGAGACCCTGATCCAGGAGCTGCCCGAGGTCGCCGAGGTGGCCGCCGTCCCCTCGCCGGATCCGGTCTACGGGGAACGGGTGTGCGTGTTCGTCCGGTTCCACGGCGGGTGCTCGTTGTCGCTCGCGGAGATTGCGCGGTTCCTGACCGAGCGGGGGCTGGCCGCCTTCAAGATCCCGGAACGGCTCGAGGTGCTGACGGCGTTCCCGCACACCGCGGTCGGCAAGGCGGACAAGAAGGCGCTGAAGGTCCGGCTGGCCGAGATCGACGCGCTGCCCCGGGCCGCCTGA
- the tpx gene encoding thiol peroxidase, which translates to MTERTGVVTFRGNPVTLLGPEIAVGDQAPDFTALATDMRPVRFSELGGTRVISVVPSLETPVCDLQTRRFNESVTQLGEATVLTMSVDLPFAQARWCGAAGVQGVQTLSDHRDVSFGLAYGVLIKEFRLLSRAVFVVDATGTVVHAEYVPEVGQEPNFDAAIVAAQGAETARTTEGRAA; encoded by the coding sequence ATGACTGAACGCACGGGAGTGGTGACGTTCCGCGGGAACCCGGTCACGTTGCTGGGCCCCGAGATCGCGGTCGGCGACCAGGCCCCGGACTTCACGGCCCTGGCCACCGACATGCGCCCGGTCCGGTTTTCCGAGCTGGGTGGAACCCGGGTGATCTCGGTGGTTCCGTCGCTGGAGACCCCGGTGTGCGACCTGCAGACGCGCAGGTTCAACGAGAGCGTCACGCAGCTGGGCGAAGCCACGGTGCTGACGATGTCGGTGGATCTCCCGTTCGCCCAGGCCCGCTGGTGCGGCGCGGCGGGGGTCCAGGGGGTGCAGACCCTGTCGGACCACCGCGACGTCTCGTTCGGCCTGGCGTACGGCGTGCTGATCAAGGAGTTCCGCCTGCTGTCGCGAGCGGTGTTCGTGGTGGACGCGACGGGAACGGTGGTCCACGCGGAGTACGTCCCGGAGGTCGGCCAGGAGCCGAACTTCGACGCGGCGATCGTGGCCGCCCAGGGAGCGGAGACCGCTCGCACGACCGAGGGCCGCGCAGCCTGA
- a CDS encoding SgcJ/EcaC family oxidoreductase, with amino-acid sequence MSEKASSLVAGAKQWATYYGKFTQGEESAAVTAQLRARAAWDANDAGAFAESFAENGSILVDDEQINGRDAILAFFSEAFGATLSGTKLVTEPIEVKVLEPGVAVVITDGGVLYEGETTVPVERTVRGTWVVAQLDGEWRLVSQQTSPVKG; translated from the coding sequence ATGTCCGAGAAGGCTTCGTCCCTCGTCGCGGGGGCCAAACAGTGGGCCACCTACTACGGGAAGTTCACCCAGGGCGAGGAGAGCGCCGCGGTGACCGCGCAGCTGCGCGCCCGCGCGGCGTGGGACGCGAACGACGCCGGCGCGTTCGCGGAGTCGTTCGCCGAGAACGGCAGCATCCTCGTCGACGACGAGCAGATCAACGGCCGGGACGCGATCCTGGCGTTCTTCAGCGAGGCCTTCGGGGCCACGCTGTCGGGCACCAAGCTGGTGACCGAGCCGATCGAGGTCAAGGTCCTCGAGCCGGGGGTGGCGGTGGTCATCACCGACGGCGGCGTCCTGTACGAGGGCGAGACCACGGTCCCGGTGGAGCGCACGGTCCGCGGCACGTGGGTGGTCGCCCAGCTCGACGGCGAGTGGCGCCTGGTTTCCCAGCAGACCAGCCCGGTCAAGGGCTGA
- a CDS encoding SgcJ/EcaC family oxidoreductase — MSAPTSDEQAKLDDYYGPFTSEKEKEALDVPLRLIAAWTKNDGYGVAKAFTEDGILILPGDVLKKGRDEIGAFMAAAYAGPFKGTGVTGKPVNLRFVSDTVALIRTHGGILAPGETEIDEELAVRSTWVVVKRDNEWQLAVYQNSPRGAGATLRW; from the coding sequence GTGTCCGCACCCACTTCTGACGAGCAGGCCAAACTGGACGACTACTACGGGCCCTTCACCTCCGAAAAGGAAAAGGAAGCCCTCGACGTCCCCCTGCGCCTGATCGCCGCCTGGACCAAGAACGACGGCTACGGTGTCGCCAAGGCCTTCACCGAGGACGGCATCCTCATCCTCCCCGGTGACGTGCTGAAGAAGGGCCGTGACGAGATCGGCGCCTTCATGGCCGCCGCCTACGCCGGCCCGTTCAAGGGCACCGGCGTCACGGGCAAGCCGGTCAACCTCCGGTTCGTTTCGGACACCGTCGCGCTGATCCGCACGCACGGCGGCATCCTCGCCCCCGGCGAGACCGAAATCGACGAAGAGCTCGCCGTCCGCTCGACCTGGGTCGTCGTCAAGCGCGACAACGAATGGCAGCTGGCCGTCTACCAGAACAGCCCGCGCGGCGCCGGCGCCACGCTCCGCTGGTAA
- a CDS encoding SgcJ/EcaC family oxidoreductase has product MPTNSWGDATAILAAHGVDEDTSFYRGFTSADEKAVLTVPQRIQDAWLLNDADKFADVFTANGSLLLQDNQLTSRDEIRDYMRAGFSGPLKGAHVYGWPLEVKFLEPDIAIAITEGGIIRPGESEIAPENQIRAVWVVVRNGEGDLSLFSHQSSPVKG; this is encoded by the coding sequence GTGCCGACCAATTCGTGGGGCGACGCCACGGCGATCCTCGCCGCACACGGAGTCGACGAGGACACCTCTTTCTACCGCGGGTTCACCAGCGCGGACGAAAAGGCCGTCCTCACCGTGCCGCAGCGCATCCAGGACGCCTGGCTGCTGAACGACGCCGACAAGTTCGCCGACGTCTTCACGGCCAACGGCAGCCTGCTGCTGCAGGACAACCAGCTCACCAGCCGCGACGAGATCCGCGACTACATGCGCGCCGGGTTCTCGGGACCGCTGAAGGGCGCGCACGTGTACGGCTGGCCGCTGGAGGTCAAGTTCCTGGAGCCGGACATCGCGATCGCGATCACCGAAGGCGGGATCATCCGCCCCGGTGAGTCGGAGATCGCGCCGGAGAACCAGATCCGGGCGGTCTGGGTCGTCGTCCGCAACGGCGAAGGCGACCTGAGCCTGTTCTCGCACCAGAGCAGCCCCGTCAAGGGCTGA
- the ligA gene encoding NAD-dependent DNA ligase LigA: MTTALPPGTGDPVDPAKAKPFPSAARYEQALDEIRAAAAAYYAGSDVRMDDDAYDALLARAIATEAAHPAWKPADTPTEAVGAGVAPGTEIPHSTPMLGLDNVFDTESLRKWAARLERVLDHPVTAYTVEPKLDGLAVAARYSRGRLTLVLTRGTGTMGEDVTTRAILAKGLPAKLSSPRTIEVRGEVFMTDEDFRTANELRTGHGEPAFAHPRSAAAGTLRAIDRAYSAPLSFVAYAVQGLADDGTHSKAMAELEKLGVATTSGCKPALKVCRGTEEIEAAVAEIRDLRGSLGFGVDGAVIKADRPEDRDAAGASTKAPRWGVAVKFPADTRSTRLLSIDVQVGRTGVITPVATLEPVFIDGVKVVSATLHNFDDLERRNVRVGDTVFVRRAGDVIPEITGAKLDERPKDAQPFTPPEVCPDCGSEIDRSQIRWRCTGGRACGARKILAHYATREAMDIEGLGGKIIDLLVAEGLVADPADLYDLDVPRLAALDGLGEISGGKLVAAIAGTKKRPLSSLLTGLGIRMAGRAVSRRLARHFGSMDALLAATPEQLQEVEGVGRERAETIAGELAELAGVIAKLEARGLTMTEPDATPPPAAATVLPLRKPDGSPMRVVVTGAVPGLKNRDEGNQAVERLGGTASGSVSAKTDLVVVGEGSGSKADKAAELGVRILPADRFADLLAAHDGGDDTRAAQILAS, translated from the coding sequence ATGACCACGGCACTTCCCCCCGGCACCGGGGACCCCGTCGACCCGGCGAAGGCGAAGCCGTTCCCGTCGGCCGCCCGGTACGAGCAGGCGCTCGACGAGATCCGCGCCGCCGCGGCCGCCTACTACGCCGGCTCGGACGTCCGCATGGACGACGACGCCTACGACGCCCTGCTGGCCCGCGCGATCGCGACCGAGGCCGCGCACCCGGCGTGGAAGCCCGCCGACACCCCGACCGAGGCCGTCGGCGCCGGCGTCGCGCCGGGCACCGAGATCCCGCACAGCACGCCGATGCTGGGCCTGGACAACGTCTTCGACACCGAGTCCCTGCGCAAGTGGGCGGCCCGCCTCGAACGCGTCCTCGACCACCCCGTCACCGCGTACACGGTCGAGCCGAAGCTGGACGGCCTCGCCGTCGCGGCCCGGTACTCCCGCGGGCGGCTGACCCTCGTCCTCACCCGCGGGACCGGCACGATGGGCGAGGACGTCACCACCCGGGCCATCCTGGCCAAGGGCCTGCCCGCCAAGCTCTCCTCACCCCGGACGATCGAGGTCCGCGGCGAGGTCTTCATGACCGACGAGGACTTCCGGACGGCCAACGAGCTCCGCACCGGGCACGGCGAGCCGGCGTTCGCGCACCCGCGCAGCGCCGCGGCCGGGACGCTGCGCGCGATCGACCGCGCCTACTCCGCGCCGCTGTCGTTCGTCGCCTACGCCGTGCAGGGGCTCGCCGACGACGGCACGCACTCGAAAGCGATGGCGGAGCTGGAAAAGCTCGGCGTCGCGACGACGTCGGGCTGCAAGCCGGCGTTGAAGGTCTGCCGCGGCACCGAAGAGATCGAGGCGGCCGTCGCGGAGATCCGGGACCTGCGCGGGTCGCTCGGCTTCGGCGTCGACGGCGCGGTCATCAAGGCCGACCGGCCCGAGGACCGCGACGCCGCCGGGGCGTCGACGAAGGCGCCGCGCTGGGGCGTGGCCGTGAAGTTCCCCGCCGACACGCGCAGCACGCGGCTGCTCTCGATCGACGTCCAGGTCGGCCGCACCGGCGTGATCACCCCGGTCGCCACGCTCGAACCGGTGTTCATCGACGGCGTGAAGGTCGTTTCGGCGACCCTGCACAACTTCGACGACCTCGAGCGGCGCAACGTCCGCGTCGGCGACACCGTGTTCGTGCGCCGCGCGGGTGACGTGATCCCCGAGATCACCGGCGCCAAACTCGACGAACGGCCGAAGGACGCCCAGCCGTTCACCCCGCCCGAGGTCTGCCCGGACTGCGGCTCCGAGATCGACCGCTCGCAGATCCGCTGGCGCTGCACCGGCGGCCGGGCCTGCGGCGCGCGCAAGATCCTGGCCCACTACGCCACGCGCGAGGCGATGGACATCGAGGGCCTCGGCGGCAAGATCATCGACCTGCTGGTGGCCGAGGGGCTCGTCGCCGACCCGGCCGACCTCTACGACCTCGACGTCCCGCGGCTCGCGGCGCTCGACGGGCTCGGCGAGATCTCCGGCGGCAAGCTCGTCGCGGCGATCGCGGGCACGAAGAAGCGCCCCCTGTCGAGCCTGCTGACCGGGCTCGGCATCCGGATGGCCGGGCGGGCGGTCTCGCGGCGGCTGGCGCGGCACTTCGGCTCGATGGACGCGCTGCTCGCGGCCACCCCCGAGCAGCTGCAGGAGGTCGAAGGCGTCGGGCGGGAACGCGCCGAGACGATCGCGGGCGAGCTGGCCGAGCTGGCCGGGGTCATCGCGAAGCTCGAGGCCCGCGGCCTCACGATGACCGAGCCGGACGCCACCCCGCCGCCGGCCGCGGCCACCGTGCTCCCGTTGCGCAAGCCGGACGGCTCGCCGATGCGGGTCGTCGTCACCGGCGCCGTCCCCGGCCTGAAGAACCGCGACGAAGGCAACCAGGCCGTCGAACGGCTCGGCGGCACGGCGTCCGGGTCGGTCTCGGCGAAGACGGACCTGGTCGTCGTCGGCGAAGGCTCCGGCAGCAAGGCGGACAAGGCGGCCGAGCTGGGCGTCCGCATCCTGCCCGCGGACCGGTTCGCCGACCTGCTGGCCGCGCACGACGGCGGCGACGACACCCGCGCCGCGCAGATCCTCGCCTCCTGA
- a CDS encoding neocarzinostatin apoprotein domain-containing protein: MGKKIRRLATVVAAAAGLVAATAPAASAAAPVHLFAAPTFALSANATVAAVVTGLPANGTFWVGECGWVPTGCAGNPATVVEVHSDANGVAFTTIVAQKVYVGNIGDGVDVTVDCAAVQCTLGVYDVSVTALDRVNIHFR; the protein is encoded by the coding sequence ATGGGCAAGAAAATCCGCAGACTCGCGACCGTGGTGGCGGCGGCCGCCGGGCTGGTGGCCGCGACCGCGCCGGCGGCGTCCGCCGCGGCCCCGGTTCACCTGTTCGCGGCACCGACGTTCGCCTTGTCCGCCAACGCCACCGTTGCCGCCGTCGTCACCGGCCTGCCCGCGAACGGGACGTTCTGGGTCGGCGAATGCGGCTGGGTGCCGACGGGCTGCGCGGGGAACCCGGCGACGGTCGTGGAGGTCCACAGCGACGCGAACGGTGTCGCGTTCACGACGATCGTGGCGCAGAAAGTGTACGTCGGCAATATCGGCGACGGTGTCGACGTGACGGTCGACTGCGCCGCCGTGCAATGCACGCTGGGGGTGTACGACGTTTCCGTGACGGCGCTGGACCGCGTGAACATCCATTTCCGCTGA
- a CDS encoding cation:proton antiporter yields the protein MFLLGLLVLLTLARLLGRLGERFGLPSVVGELVTGMLLGPTLLGHLAPGISNWLLPTQPAEQIHLIDAVGQFAVLLLVGITGTHLDTRILRRQGRVAVTVSLFGLLLPLGLGIALGFVLPGSLLGGNSSRWVFALFIGVAMCVTAIPVIAKTLTDMRLLHRNIGQLTLAAGMVDDVVGWLLLSVVSAAATVGVTAGIVSLSVGYLLGFVALAGTVGRVVVRKLMDMAARRPEPGPAVGMAVIILLAFGAATQSLHMEPVFGAFVGGILIAQSRSAQPKLAPLRTVVLSVLAPLFLATAGLRMDLTALWHPTTAIAAIALLALAIVGKFVGAYIGARISKLSRWEGLALGAGMNSRGVIEVIVAMTGLRLGVLNTATYTMVVLVAIVTSVMAPPLLRLSMRRVARTEDERLRLLDHEDWLGHRLSTADSAPSTPDIGRREAA from the coding sequence TTGTTTTTGCTGGGCCTGCTGGTCCTCCTGACCCTGGCCCGGCTGCTGGGCCGCCTCGGCGAGCGCTTCGGGCTGCCGTCCGTCGTCGGCGAGCTCGTCACCGGCATGCTGCTGGGCCCGACCCTGCTCGGCCACCTCGCGCCGGGCATCTCGAACTGGCTGCTGCCCACCCAGCCGGCCGAGCAGATCCACCTGATCGACGCCGTCGGCCAGTTCGCCGTGCTGCTGCTGGTCGGCATCACCGGCACCCACCTCGACACGCGGATCCTGCGCCGCCAGGGCCGGGTCGCGGTCACCGTCAGCCTCTTCGGGCTGCTGCTGCCGCTGGGCCTGGGCATCGCGCTCGGGTTCGTGCTGCCCGGTTCGCTGCTCGGCGGCAACTCCAGCCGCTGGGTGTTCGCCCTGTTCATCGGCGTCGCCATGTGCGTCACCGCGATCCCGGTGATCGCCAAGACGCTCACCGACATGCGCCTGCTGCACCGCAACATCGGCCAGCTGACACTGGCGGCGGGCATGGTCGACGACGTGGTCGGCTGGCTGCTGCTGTCGGTGGTCTCCGCGGCGGCCACGGTCGGCGTCACCGCCGGGATCGTCTCGCTGTCGGTGGGCTACCTGCTCGGCTTCGTCGCGCTGGCCGGGACGGTCGGCCGCGTGGTGGTGCGGAAGCTGATGGACATGGCGGCCCGCCGCCCGGAGCCGGGCCCGGCGGTCGGCATGGCCGTCATCATCCTGCTGGCGTTCGGCGCCGCGACCCAGAGCCTCCACATGGAGCCGGTGTTCGGCGCGTTCGTCGGCGGCATCCTGATCGCGCAGTCGCGCTCGGCGCAGCCGAAGCTCGCGCCGCTGCGCACGGTCGTGCTTTCCGTGCTGGCGCCGCTGTTCCTGGCCACGGCCGGCCTGCGGATGGACCTGACCGCGCTGTGGCACCCGACCACCGCGATCGCCGCGATCGCCCTGCTGGCGCTGGCCATCGTCGGCAAGTTCGTCGGCGCCTACATCGGCGCGCGGATCAGCAAGCTCAGCCGCTGGGAAGGGCTCGCGCTCGGCGCGGGGATGAACAGCCGCGGCGTGATCGAGGTGATCGTGGCGATGACCGGCCTCCGGCTCGGCGTGCTCAACACGGCCACCTACACGATGGTGGTGCTGGTCGCGATCGTCACGTCGGTGATGGCCCCGCCGCTGCTGCGGCTGTCGATGCGCCGGGTGGCGCGCACCGAAGACGAGCGCCTGCGCCTGCTCGACCACGAGGACTGGCTGGGCCACCGGCTGTCCACAGCGGACTCGGCTCCGTCCACTCCGGACATCGGCCGCCGCGAAGCCGCCTGA
- a CDS encoding carboxymuconolactone decarboxylase family protein: MSYLKSLPAETTLLQVFQAYPGPARHLLAFHETLLRGESPFTPGEREMIAAYVSGVNACDYCHGIHTVTAEAFGVPEGVLAAAVADLETAPVDDKLKPVLAYVGKLTRTPARMTEADAEAVFAAGWDERALHDAVLVCALFNFMNRMVEGLGIEADAAYTTTSGERLAEGGYAGLSGLLAG; the protein is encoded by the coding sequence ATGTCCTACCTGAAGTCGCTCCCGGCTGAGACCACCCTGCTCCAGGTGTTCCAGGCCTACCCGGGACCGGCCCGGCACCTGCTGGCGTTCCACGAAACGCTGCTGCGCGGGGAATCGCCGTTCACGCCCGGCGAGCGGGAAATGATCGCGGCCTACGTGTCCGGCGTGAACGCCTGCGATTACTGCCACGGCATCCACACCGTGACAGCCGAGGCGTTCGGCGTGCCGGAAGGGGTGCTGGCGGCGGCCGTGGCGGACCTGGAAACGGCGCCGGTGGACGACAAGCTGAAGCCGGTGCTCGCCTACGTGGGCAAGCTGACGCGCACGCCGGCGCGGATGACCGAGGCCGACGCCGAGGCCGTGTTCGCGGCGGGCTGGGACGAGCGGGCCCTGCACGACGCCGTGCTCGTCTGCGCGTTGTTCAACTTCATGAACCGGATGGTCGAAGGCCTCGGCATCGAGGCCGACGCGGCGTACACGACGACGTCCGGGGAGCGGCTGGCCGAGGGCGGTTACGCCGGGCTCTCGGGCCTGCTCGCCGGTTGA
- a CDS encoding DUF6187 family protein encodes MSEQEPYDSRFTLPDVDAWPETEVGVILLGLEPDRLVAGLGFATLADDPALVTQAVDQARHGVFAADIVGLTEAGLLRWRALRPVLDAVPGRPAAGALRQEWANSADLVAVAVPGVGPAALAYLTACWIRRDEIDRLADRKEPDVLPEVAPG; translated from the coding sequence GTGTCTGAGCAGGAACCGTACGACTCGCGCTTCACCCTGCCCGACGTCGACGCGTGGCCCGAGACCGAGGTCGGGGTGATCCTGCTGGGCCTGGAGCCCGACCGCCTGGTCGCCGGGCTCGGGTTCGCCACGCTCGCCGACGACCCGGCGCTGGTCACCCAGGCGGTCGACCAGGCGCGGCACGGCGTCTTCGCCGCCGACATCGTCGGGCTGACCGAGGCGGGCCTGCTGCGGTGGCGGGCGCTGCGGCCGGTGCTCGACGCCGTGCCGGGGCGCCCGGCCGCGGGTGCCCTGCGGCAGGAGTGGGCGAACTCGGCCGACCTGGTGGCGGTCGCCGTGCCGGGCGTCGGGCCCGCCGCGCTGGCGTACCTGACGGCCTGCTGGATCCGCCGGGACGAAATCGACCGGCTCGCCGACCGAAAGGAACCCGATGTCCTACCTGAAGTCGCTCCCGGCTGA
- a CDS encoding NAD(P)-binding protein yields MTTFIPGPHLLESPRGRDWPRLPAAPVAAQDPMPPSRADVVVVGAGPAGLAVASALWHHGVPDVVVLDRGGRPCRRFFDRVDLLGQRVLRSPYEHHPGVEGYRDCELLDFARLHWARLTPVERREVRMAQAGHRSVVPVDVFEAYCDHLVATHDVAGRTWRATVREVLPGTSDVTVRTDRGTVTARHVVLCPGEERREAPREWWGGGAAPPGVAYWDERPASGGERQVVVGAGLTSAHLISNALAAGREVHWVIREPGERYQCADVNSKFFRPEGRARIGNVGWDDRLGLLAQFRRASIMFEFRPLLERAEAEGRLVVHRGEAVTGVAAATGGTAVVRLAGGQRVGGDCVVLALGTTPETGRGLLPEEVVGERDGWPSLDERTLAYTYAPRVSVVGAAAGMVLGPAARNIDGHRVATARVADAIARGVRGGTLAAAPVRAEVGAGV; encoded by the coding sequence GTGACCACCTTCATCCCCGGGCCGCACCTGCTGGAGTCGCCCCGGGGCCGTGACTGGCCGCGGCTGCCCGCCGCGCCCGTGGCCGCGCAGGACCCGATGCCGCCGTCGCGGGCCGACGTCGTCGTCGTGGGCGCCGGCCCGGCCGGGCTCGCGGTGGCGTCGGCGCTCTGGCACCACGGGGTGCCCGACGTCGTCGTGCTCGACCGCGGGGGCCGGCCGTGCCGCCGGTTCTTCGACCGGGTCGACCTGCTCGGCCAGCGGGTGCTGCGCTCGCCGTACGAGCACCACCCCGGTGTCGAGGGCTACCGCGACTGCGAGCTGCTGGACTTCGCCCGGCTGCACTGGGCGCGGCTGACGCCGGTGGAGCGCCGGGAGGTCCGGATGGCGCAGGCCGGGCACCGCTCGGTCGTGCCGGTGGACGTCTTCGAGGCCTACTGCGACCACCTCGTCGCCACGCACGACGTGGCCGGGCGGACGTGGCGGGCCACCGTCCGCGAGGTCCTGCCGGGGACGTCCGACGTCACCGTGCGGACCGACCGGGGCACCGTCACCGCCCGGCACGTCGTGCTCTGCCCCGGCGAGGAGCGCCGCGAGGCGCCGCGCGAGTGGTGGGGCGGCGGCGCCGCCCCGCCCGGCGTGGCCTACTGGGACGAGCGGCCCGCGTCCGGGGGCGAACGCCAGGTCGTCGTGGGCGCCGGGCTGACCTCGGCGCACCTGATCTCGAACGCGCTCGCGGCCGGCCGCGAGGTGCACTGGGTGATCCGGGAGCCGGGCGAGCGCTACCAGTGCGCGGACGTCAACTCGAAGTTCTTCCGGCCCGAGGGCCGGGCCCGCATCGGCAACGTCGGCTGGGACGACCGGCTGGGGCTGCTCGCGCAGTTCCGGCGCGCGTCGATCATGTTCGAGTTCCGCCCGCTGCTCGAGCGGGCCGAAGCCGAGGGCCGCCTGGTGGTGCACCGCGGGGAAGCGGTCACCGGGGTGGCGGCCGCGACCGGCGGCACGGCCGTCGTGCGGCTGGCCGGCGGGCAGCGGGTCGGGGGTGACTGCGTCGTGCTCGCGCTGGGCACGACGCCGGAGACCGGCCGGGGGCTGCTGCCCGAGGAGGTCGTCGGCGAACGGGACGGCTGGCCGTCGCTCGACGAGCGCACGCTGGCCTACACCTACGCGCCGCGGGTGTCCGTGGTCGGCGCGGCCGCGGGCATGGTGCTCGGCCCGGCGGCCCGCAACATCGACGGCCACCGCGTCGCCACCGCCCGCGTCGCCGACGCGATCGCGCGGGGCGTGCGCGGCGGGACGCTCGCCGCCGCGCCGGTCCGGGCCGAGGTGGGTGCCGGTGTCTGA
- a CDS encoding DUF6423 family protein codes for MAGVADVRRRVLMISGAIDTSDHDVSVTVNLPEPGRWQIIKSETNLTDQTWVAMQVVMDAESTFVNDPETLVMSRQFSKSFMTPDQRRLTFYGGEVRPGEAVLKVYEMETSARKPAYSYSRYSPIATDSLEQSQQTLEELVQNGMARRPMVELIVPVTVIG; via the coding sequence ATGGCGGGGGTGGCCGACGTCCGCCGCCGCGTGCTGATGATCTCCGGCGCCATCGACACCTCCGACCACGACGTCTCGGTCACCGTCAACCTGCCCGAGCCGGGGCGCTGGCAGATCATCAAGTCCGAGACCAACCTGACCGACCAGACCTGGGTCGCGATGCAGGTCGTGATGGACGCCGAGTCGACCTTCGTCAACGACCCCGAGACGCTCGTGATGTCACGGCAGTTCTCGAAGTCGTTCATGACGCCCGACCAGCGGCGGCTGACCTTCTACGGCGGTGAGGTCCGCCCGGGCGAGGCCGTCCTCAAGGTCTACGAGATGGAGACGAGCGCGCGCAAGCCGGCGTACTCCTACTCGCGGTACAGCCCGATCGCGACCGACAGCTTGGAGCAGTCCCAGCAGACGCTGGAAGAGCTGGTCCAGAACGGGATGGCGCGACGGCCGATGGTCGAGCTCATCGTCCCGGTCACCGTGATCGGCTGA